aataacaaagtctacAAATTGAAGAAAGCcttgtatggtttaaagcaagctccGAGAGCATGGAACACAAGGGTTGATGAATATTTCCAGAAAAATGGTTTTGTGAAGAGTCCCTACGAGCATGCACTTTACACGAaaacaaattcagggggagatatTATGATCGTGTGCTTATACGTGGATGACATGATTTTTACTGGAAACAACCCTGgtatgtttgatgattttaagaaagttatgactaacgaatttgagatgacagatattggtcaaatgtcGTACTTTCTTGGTGTCGAGGTAAAGCAAAGCAAAGACGGGATTTTTATGTCTCAGAAAAAATATGCCGAACAGATTTTAAAGAAATTCAGAATGGAAGAATGCAAGCCAGTGAGCACGCCAGCTGAAGCAAGTATAAAGCTCAGAATTGATTCAACAAGGGAGTCGATAAATCCGACATTATTCAAAAGTTTGGTTGGAAGTCTGAGGTACCTAACTTTCACTCGTCCAGATATTATGTACGCAGTTGGACTGGTTAGTAGGTACATGGAGAAGCCGAAGCAAGATCATTTCATGGCAGCTAAAAGAATTTTGAGGTACATAAAAGGTACACTTGATCATGGTCTGTTTTACATGcattctcaaaattcaaaattagttGGCTACTCAGACAGTGATTATGGCGGTGACTTGGATGACGGGAAAAGCACTTCGGGATATGCTTTTCATATCGGTTCAGCAATATTTTCATGGTCATCAAAGAAGCAACATACAGTGGCTCTGTCAACATGTGAGGCGGAGTATATGGCAGCAGCAGCATGCGCATGTCAAGCTATGTGGCTAGGCTACATATTGGGCGAGTTAAATCTTGCAAAGGTTGATCCGGTTACTATTTACGTGGATAATAAATCTGTTATCTCACTCACGAAAAATCCAGTGTCACATAGTCGAAGCAAGCACATCAACATCAAatatcatttcattcgagagcaGGTGAATGACAAAATTGTGGAGTTGGTGCACTGCAGGACAGAAGACAATTTAGCGGACATATTTACGAAGCCATTGAAGCCGGAAGTGTTTCAGAAAATGAAAGCAATGCTTGGAATGCAAAGtcgagtttgagggggagtgttagagtTTTCAAACTCTCCCGTATGAAATAAGATATGCAGCAGCAATAAACAAATGCCCTCAAATCCTGGATTCAAGGTTGATAAATAAAAGAACAGCAGCTTGGTCAAAAATAAACAGCTTGGTGTAAAGAAGCAGGAATATCAAGACAAGAAATAAGAGGCAGGTATCAAAAGACAGCTTGATTGTTAGGAGCATACAACGTATATACATGCATGTAGCAGCTAAGTATGCTCACAATAATAAAGAAAGTCAATTGTGGTGTGCTGGACATAATTACAAGCAGCTTAATTTTAGCTGTTGGTGTAAAATCAAAAGGTGGTGAAACATGTGAACAAAAGAAACCACAACAGCTCCTGGAATTAAGGTAGGCTATCTGTTGAATTCTGCAGATGCAAGGTTGGCCAGAAAACTAGGAAATAAATGAAATGTGATGTAAGGCATGATGTGTATTTTAGTTTAATGTATATAAATAGCTTGAGCTGCTGTGTTGTATGCAAAAGTAGTGAAAGAATTAGAAAGATTAAAAAAAGAGCTGAAGCTCTATTCTGTGTAATAGAAAAAGGCTGTAGCCTATGTTGTTGTTCCTGTAGTGAAATCAAAAGTTGTAGCTTTACATCCCTGTGTTTTGTTTTTCATTTGGACAAACAGGCGTGAGTATACAATTTATTATTCCAGCTTGTGTAAGTATTTTATAAGCTCAAGCCCATTCCGTTTCCAACAGAGACAATACCATCTTTATGGCTAATTAGCCATATACAACAAGGCCGGTGGAACTTCTTACTAATTTCAGTTAGGCGATGAAAAACACAAACAGAAAGTGAACCCTCAAACTTCATAAGGTGAAACCTGCAGTTTCTCCTAAAGGATAGCAAACATCATCCGGCAATTTTAAAATTGCCTATACACCTCACTAACGAAATCAAATGACAAGATCCACACTCCTTCAGAATTTGTCATAGATCTTCTTTCTTTGAACCAATAAACCGTACTCTTAACAGTTGAACCAACATCATAAGCAACTTTAGGGACTACGGTGTTTTTATTACTGCAGGGCCTTCTCATATTCATCCTTAAGCTAAAAAGCTCAACCCTAGGAGTAAGTTTTTTAAACTGGTTTCCTCCGTAACTACTAAAATAGATGACCCTAACAACTCTGTAATCACCTGAGGGTTCATGATATCCAAATCCGAGGGCATAAGAAATATGGACCTGCCACACGTAACGCTTGCTAAAAGCAGAAGAAACAATTCATTTGTATTTTCGAACAGAAGGATTCCACACGTCCAAATTTGGACACCGTAATCCGCGGGCAGAGGATTCTGGAGTATAATCATAGGTGAAACAAACAAGTACATCAACCGACCCAACTAGTTTCAAACAATTATTACCAGTAGTCAATGCAATCTCCTATTTATCAAACACGAAACCTGTTTCGGGTGATACTAAGTAGCAATGCTTGACATGCTTAATGTAAGTATGGATTAACAACACGGTATCTTCATCTAGAGAAGAGATTGAATGGCTGATTTGAGCTGACACAAAGTCAGGGTTCTTACAAGAAAATACCAACATAATTTGCACACCGCTGATAATCGAATCAGGGATTTCACGGGAACTCTCAAGAAAATATTGCAACAGGGTGTTGAGATGAGGAGGCAAATTATAACTGTTCGTGAGCCTGATTTTCAGGAACATTGTCGGTCTCGGGTTGAGATTTATTCTGTTCTTGGACAGAGGCTGTTGGAAAGGATCATTGTCTTGTTTCGTTTTGGCCTAAATTACCGAATTGACATTTTATAATTCAAAGGTTGTCCGTATGAACCGATGCAGAAGCATGAATTTCTTAGGGTGGTTGATCCTTGTACTGGGTCGTTAAAGGGCTTGTATCCGGAATTAAAACAAGAGTATAATACTATTACGGCTTTTCTATCACGTGCTCGTGGTCACACAATAAGCGCGAAAATTTATAAACTTTGATCATTTTGATTGGTGTCTTTTTTGTGTATGCAGGGGTCTATCACTATTAAAAATAATGAACCCGTCAAAATGacttaaatttataaattttcgtGCTTATTGTGTGCTCATAGGCACATGGTAGAAAATTCGATACTATTATAATAATTATGCGTCCAAAGATAACTAGACGAGATTTCAAACAAACTAATAAGACGATGCATAATACATCACAAGATATCTTACTTACCGATCAGCAGAAACTAGAGGGAGCGACATCAGATATGTTAAATTGCCAGAATCTTCAATGGTGAACTTACAAGACATAAACCAAGATATTAAACTTGAGCTAAACTGTGGAGAAGATTTATGTAAttaaagcaacaaaaataatcAGGAGATATAGATTTATAATAGATtaacactaaactgaattaagAATCCAGGACAGCTCACATTTCAGATGTCAACAATTCATCTCCACCTAAACTCTCTATGAAGAAAGTTTCTACATTATAAGGAGACCTACGAATTCTATCCCTGCGGAAGTCAGGATCCATATTCCTACGAAACTCAAGATTTGTATGTTGCATGCTCTTGAGATTGTACGACAGTAAATCAGAAGTAATCCCTGTGAATGTCTCCATCAAAAGGGTTCCGCCCCTTGTAATATTCAACGGCTGCTCAGCATCCCTTAGTACAACTCTAAATCGAAGAGTGGAGGAGACAATGCCATCTTTATGGCTAATTAGCCATATACAACAAGGCCGGTGAAACTTGTTATTTATTTCAGGTAGGCGATGACAAATACAAATAGAAAGTGAATCCTCAAACTTCATTAGTTGAAGAACTTCAATTTCTCCTAAAGGATAGCAAACATCATCCGGCAATTTTATTTGCTCAAATACCTCACTAATGAAATCAAATGACAGGATCCACACTCCTTCAGAATTTGTGCTAAATCTTCTACTTTTTAACCAATAAACTGTACTGTTAACAGTTATACCACAATGAGAAGCAACAGTAGGGATTACGGTGTTTTTCAGAGGCCTCCACTTATTCATCCTCAAGCTGAAAACCTCAACCCTAGGAGTAAATTTTTCAAACTGGTTTCTTTTGTCATCACTAAAATACATGACCCTAACAACCCTGTAATCACCCGAGGGTTCGTGAAATCCAAATCCGAGTGCATAAGAAATATTAACCTGCCACGTATAGCGCTTcctaaagaaagaagaaacaatgCATTTGTATTTTCTAATAGAAGGATTCCACACATACAAATCAGAGTAGATGGTCTTTGGAAAGGGACATCGAAATTCGGGGGAATAGGGTTTTGGATTATAATCATCTGTGAAACAAATAAGTCCGTTAACTGACCCAACTAGTCTTAAATGATTAGTAGCAGTAGTAAATGGAACCTTAAATTTATCAAACACGAAACCCGTTTCAGCTGAAATTAAGTGGCAGTGCGCAGTATGCCAAACATAAGTAGGGATTATCAACACAGCATCTTCAGTTATAATAGAGCTTGAATGACTGATTTGAGCGGACACAAAGTTAGGGTTTTTTATAAGAGAATACCAGGTTTTGCACACGGCTGATGATCGAATCAGGGATTTTACAGGAACTCTAAAGAAAATATAGTATGAGATTTCAGGAGGAAGATCGTCAAAAGAAGTCCCACGTCGAAATCCCTTTCTTGTTCTCACGATTTAACCTTTTTAGGGTTTAACTAGTTTATGGGTATATGGGTGCAAATTTATTTAAATATCGTGTGGTTATTGACTGATATACCCCCGCTGACTTAAATCTCGAAAAGAAGGCATCAAGTAATGCAACAGAAGAGACTGAAGCAGCCACCAGGTACAACACTCTTTTCTTTGGCAGCCATAACTGCTCACTAACATCAAAAATAACAATTAAGTAGATTAAAAAATAGATTTTGATAAATTAAAGGTTTACATTGCATTGATATTTGATGGTAATGGGATTTACATGACTATCTCAATAGGGTGAATATGCTACATAAATAGTTATATATTACTTCtcttttttttgtaaatttaagAATCACTTCTCCATATCTTATTGTAAAGCCAAAAGTTGCTATATGTTGGTTTACAAATATAATATGGCAGTGCAGATTTATAGAAAAAATGGAGAAAACttaaatatttattaatctaCACTTCTTCTTCGGAACCGACTAAGTTTTGTAAGTTCTATAAACAACATATTTGTGTGGTATTGCTATGCTTTTAGGATTAATATACAGCTGGACTTTTACTTCTTCGGTCAAGTTTTAGATTTGGCATTAATGTTGATATTTTTTCCAACTCTAGTCGGTagatttttattattataattcCTTACTTTCTTATATTGAGTCAATATTTTCTATTGTGtcatttta
This sequence is a window from Apium graveolens cultivar Ventura chromosome 9, ASM990537v1, whole genome shotgun sequence. Protein-coding genes within it:
- the LOC141686491 gene encoding uncharacterized protein LOC141686491; translation: MYFSDDKRNQFEKFTPRVEVFSLRMNKWRPLKNTVIPTVASHCGITVNSTVYWLKSRRFSTNSEGVWILSFDFISEVFEQIKLPDDVCYPLGEIEVLQLMKFEDSLSICICHRLPEINNKFHRPCCIWLISHKDGIVSSTLRFRVVLRDAEQPLNITRGGTLLMETFTGITSDLLSYNLKSMQHTNLEFRRNMDPDFRRDRIRRSPYNVETFFIESLGGDELLTSEM